TGGTAATTGAATAGCATAAGAAGCATTTATATTATAGTGTGAATACTTAGTTCACTTAGTTGGTTTTCTGCTGCTTCATGATTTCTCAATAATTGCAAGGTTCTGAACCTAAGTTTAATTGCAATGAAAATTTGTAGGTAgtaaaattttgtattattttattgtttagtGCGCTTGAATGAGGTGTAAAATTTGTGACTATCCAAAAATCTACTATTTCAAGTAGTACAAATCAAGAATAATGAGACAGAGTCCGTGACTTGAAAGAAAACTGCTACTTAtcaacaaagagaaagcaaatcAGACCATCATGCAATGGTAGCCATGGAAGTGTGTGCTTTTGGCTGTTCtctatcattattatttttacttgTTAAATTTTCCTAGCATTACATAAACAACAAGAACAAAGAGGTTGGATACAAAGCCTAACCCTGGTATTAGTTGAAATAGAATTCATCCTGGTACGAGTTCTTGTCACGAAAGCTTGGTACCAAAAATGATAACAGAATACAAAGCAATAGATCTCATTGCCTGAATGTTATTGAGAAAAGGGATTGTTCCTTTATCATTAACTACAACAACAGTGTTGTATctacagaaaagaaaaatcacaGGAAAAATGATTTTGACTACTAGTCTACAAAGTCTAAAACTAGATGTCAAATGGCTACTACTATACATTGTCGTCAATGTTTTCCTCATCAGAACAAAAGGTGTTGTCCATGAAATTGACTTGGGACTGTTGAAACTTGTTGATGGCATCTCTAGCTTCAGAAGCCAAGGCAACTTTTGCAGCTTTAACTACATCCCCTTTCTGAATTATTTTTCCAGGTACAGGGATTTGTAATCTTGCAGAATTTGCTATTCTCCTTGCTTCCCTACGACGTAGTTGATTGATGTATTTCTCATGCATTCCCTTGTTCTTCACTTGCTTTAGCACAGGGGGGCTAACAAGATTTGTAACGTGGGAGCCGCTAAATCTTGAAAGGGACTGCTTCTTCTTATGGCTTGAAGATGATGTCTCAGTGCAACTTTGCAGCAACACTTGGTTTTCCTTTTGTTTCATTGGAGTAGAAAGTGCTGCGGTAGGCTGAGAAGCATTGGAAGACAAATCAATGTTTGGTTCAAGAATGGAAAATATGTCCCCTCTGCGGCCttgatcaacttgaagacggtgCTGTAACAGCTTTTCAACAGACTTCTGGGTTAAGCAGTTCTTTGGTTTGAGAATATTTGGTCTTCTAACCTTCTTATCAGTGGGTTTGAGCAGTTCACTAGCAGAGATTGAGAATTGTTGAATGGGCGATGATTTAACTGTCCTTGCCCTTGATCGAGGAGGCAATTGAGGCGGCGTCATGTGGTCACCATGAATTCTATCAAAGCAATCTTGTTGAGACTTTCCTGGCACCTGCAATAGGGAAGTCAATGATTCACTgaatataagaataaaatatgAAGGCTATAAGCTAGCCATGAAGATCTATCTATCTAACTTGCCATCAACTACCACCATACTGTAAAATTGTAATTCTTTGTAGACATTATACACAAAAAAACCTTATCCAACAACTCAATTTTAGAAAACtgttatcaaaattttaaaaagttaaaccACCATTTACCCACTTCTATCCAGAGCTGTCAAAGAACATGCAGGTTCTTAGATGACTTTGATAGCATTATatttgtttttaactaaaatatgTTTCAGCTGAAAAATTTCATACCTGTAACCCTAATGATAAAATTGAAAACGGAGGAACCAAGCCAACACAAACATATAAGATCTTTGATCTGTTAAGGATCAAAAGAGTGAAAAAACGATAAAAAGCATATACCATTTTAGAAACGTTCTTCCAAAAATGGGGGCTTGGTTTCACAGAAAAGAATGCTCTTTGCAGTGCCAATTCTTGTTCCTTGGCCCACCCTTCCGCTGTCTCTTTGCCAcgctttctcttcttcctctttgcCTTCTCTCCACCTTCATTCTTCCTTACATCAGAAACTTCCACACTCGCAATACCGCAAACCACATGTTTTTTCTCCACCTTCGCCTCGGACACCGAGGGTTTGTCGTTTCTGCTCTCTTTCCCGTCGTTTTGGTGCGTCGCAGTAGAGACTTCCCCTTCGACGAATCTGGGAGATCTTCTCAACAGAGTGGTACAACCTCTGGTGTTTAGGGAGCAAGATTCAATTGGCTTTCTCTGATTGGAAGGTTTCTTTGAAGAATCTTTGAGCTTAGAATCGATGGGTGTTGTGGGGTTGTGGCTGAGGAACCTAGGAGACCTTCGAGGAGTTGTTGGGGGAAGCTGATCGTTGTTTTGTTGAAGGAATCTTGAAGACCTTCGAGGTTGGTGGGTGATTGTGGCATCTTTCTTCTGCGGCATTTCAACGAACACTTGGGTGGCGTTCAATGCTGTATGCTGAGACAAATCAAAAGCCCCTCTTCCGTGAGAGGGAAAATAGATTCAAAACTTGAACATTTCCCTCACCCCACCAACAATAAGAAACCACCCACCTGCTATGTCATATGGGCTTTGACTTCGGCTATAACTTATGGGCTTGAAGCCCATTTTCGCTgcttaaatattatttttgttgggCCTATAAGCCCAAAAGTAAAAATGAGTTTAAACTTTAAACTTTAATCAAGTcccaaaattacaaaaaaaaaaagagctaTGATGTACAGTTTTTCAGATCAAATTCCACCTCATGCATGCAAAATTAGTTGGCCAGCAAAAaatctttaattaattaaaactttAATTCGCAACGAATTAATTTTTGGACTCTTGGTTGACCGAACTGAGAGATATTATAGACAAAAAAAATCTCTAAACAAGAGAATTGTTAAATGGAGAAGATAAGATTCTAATTACCTTTGATAAAATTACAAACATAAATGATACATGCACATTAAATATCGGTTACTAAatcattaattatatttttatgtatatttatacatattaatacacatatttttaactaaataactaactatcaaaataatcaaacttagaataaatgaataattattttttttatagtaagataataaaaaaattatgaaacaACAAATACATATTTTTGTGCAATGATACGATTGAGTTACAAACTATTCAATATtgattaactttttattttcttactttATTAATCTCCTCGTTTTTAGAggattttttttccttcttgttcTCTCCCCCTTATTCCATTTGCAAAAACGATTGCCAACTAATTAAGTATACCTATAATTTAATTTCCAAACAATTGGTTCAAGACACTGAATGCTCtatgttaatttaatttaactCCAAACACGTTTTCaatgtttaaaataaataaagatttCCGGGGGGAAAAAAGTAACTAAGTTTTCTGTGTGTGAtgctttttatctttttaagaTCACTAGTTGCCCAAACTACCTTCTAGTTCTAGAATCATTTTCCACTCATGCATATAGTTTAATTTTAGTTACAAAGTTAGCATATGACGATTATGTAAGTTTTTAAACCCTATATATTGGAGAGAAAGTCTTGTATGTTTTATCAACTTGTATTGAATGTATCATAGTAGTTACACCAATTCCTCATCTTCCAATTTCTTTATATATTAGATTAGATAACCAAAAGCAGCTGATGATGGTATATTAATTAACCAAATAATTAAAGAAGAGTATTAATCTCATTAATTACTTGATTATATAGCTGAAAAATATAGCGGCCATGCAACAAACGTGTACCATATGAATTAACCAACTTAATTAATACTAAATTCTTAGCTATATACTTATGTATTCGATTATCATCATGAAGATCGAGGaggaataaattaaattgaatgaaGAATAGAAAACCAATATTGAATTGATGTAGCAGTGTAAAATCTCATTATTAGATATTTTTCTTATGTATGTGGAGTTTGAGTTTGAGTTTACAAGTCTTACAAATTGACACAAGTCCAACAAAACACACGCATTACACTTCTACATTTAAGAGTAAATAAATACACGTTATTCAACTACTTCATGTTTCCAAAGCGCGACTCACCATGCATTATTATGAtcgactcttcttcttcttcctccataaaaacgagtttcttgccaaatttaaagataatgaaacttcagaaatacactcaaacgattacagaaatacacccaaacggttacaggaatacacccaaaggattacagaaatacacccaaaagattaCAAAACTACAtccaaaggatttaagaaatacactcaaaattcgttgaagtacaccttatgcataattcagaattctttctctttctcctcatcatcttctgctgcttcttcttcttcttaaaaaacgatttcagagtttgatgtcaaaaaacaatggaaatcgagaataacaaagaaagaaaacagagaaaaaagtacataaatgaagaaggagaaagagaaggcaagaaacgaaagaaaataagtagaagaaaaggaagaggaagaagaacgtgcagcaagaagaaaaagaaggtgCAGTGAAAACGTGCAGTAACGATTTGAAGCGTGTTAATATAGATGACTTGTaaagacttgtataaaaaaatgcttgtatgtagaaaattattcaaaaaaaatatatagaacgCATATTAAAACGGATAGCTACTAAAGATTGATTCGGATGGATAAGttcctaataataataagattCAATTCGAATCTTAAAGGGGAAAAAATAAAggattaataaaaagaaatcacTAATAGAAAGATATGGAAGGGATAATATAAAGTTAATATGATAAATAAAGCCATTGATGCACATTGTTAAAGGTAGTTCGATGACCACCCAAAAACACTATAATATATGTAGTAAGTTTCTGAGTCAGCGATGCATGACATACATCTTAACCTAATTTCAGTCTTTTTTTTGCCTCCCACTTTTTCCTTAAAACCAATCCTAGATATGCTTTTTAATTGAGAATTTTTAGCAGTAAGTACTTAAAAAAATCGAATTAAAGATTTAAAAGTAAGGTATATATCCACTTGCCACACTTTCCCGTCGGAAGCACTTAAATAGTTTCAATATTCAAAAAGTGATTCGTTCGGCATTTCTATCTTCCTTCCTTCCTTCCTATGTGCTGATGATGAAAGACAAATGGCAAATATAGTGGAATACAATAATTTCTCtttggaaaacaaaataatgaaaagggaaattattattattattattattattattattattattattattatacctAACTAGAGAGGAAAACAAAGTGTATGGTATTTAATTGTTGTAGGAAAAGAAAgtgtatattttaaaaataaagagaagtatttcaaaatatatacatttttttataataattaaataacataCATTTTAGTTCATTTGActaaaatactttttaataattattaagactataattatatatattagtaataataatataaaatatatatttattattaatataataaatttaatttattttaatattttaactacaaaatatttgatttaaatttttttatattttttatgattgatgataaaatcttaaaataaacaaaacttATTACTTTGACAATAAatatattatcattattatataatataaaatattttaaatttttacaaaaaatattattttacttttttattacttttacttttattattataaatttgtaACACactaaaatatgaaaaagaaaactctttttttaacaatttaatAACACACTAAAAGCGTCTCATTTTGCAGCGATTTTGTTTTAACCGCCGCAAAATATCGACTTGCGAATATATTAAGACATTTTTTTTGTAGTGGTTTTCTCGTAATCGCTGCAATATATTTTTAACTTGAATTTTTTTCGTTTAAACATTGTCTTGTTAAATCTACTCAAGTTCttgctatttttttaaatacatgtTTCAAACACTGTAACTTAATGCATTAGATACATTTTCTATTTTGTGTTACGCAAAAAATAATtcatgaattaaaaaaaattataaattaataatgtgCACAAATTTATGAATTATATTTTCTCTTGTACTATCAGCGTATTTTGAACTTGTATTCAAGCATAAATGGTAAAGAAAAAATCAAGTGAACATTTGAATGCataaaatgaaaacaaagtTCAATAGAACATAAAAATCAGAATTACTAAAGTAGACAAACAAGTATTGAGTCAAAATTTTTCATCAATATTGTATTGACCTGGCCAGAAATACTCTGTCACAAATCTACTGCAGTCACGTGATAAAAGATCTGATAAGTCATCTACAAACCATGGCTTTTTGTTCAGATTGAAGCTCTTTTTTACAGCATGTACGTCATCTTCTCTATGTTGGGTGTATAAAGTTTCATTGTCTTCTTCCGAAACTTTATTGAACTCAACATTCCTAGAGATATCATATCCACTGGAGAAGATAACATTTAAATCGTCTTCTGAATCAGTGTCTGTCTCATCTAGAGTGTCATCAACTATTTCGCCTAAATATTCAGCTGACACTGAAAATATGAACATGCAAACAACAACCTAAGTCTACTTAAAAGAAAATGATAACTCCCAAGTCATTACCTAGTAATTAAGAACAAAAATTTTGGAATTATGGTAAGAGGATTTTAAACCTACACAAAACAAAACTAACAATTACCATCTCCTTCGTCGGTAGTTTGGACAGATTTCTTGGAAAGAAGCTCTGTAATAGAATGTTCTATATACTTTAATTCCTCTTTTGAAACAACTTCCAACACTACAATATGCGTGTTACTAAAGCGCATCTGCATCATAATAAAATGCATAGTTCATGGTCTTTTTTGTAAAGCATATTGTGTCTTTGTGATTCAATTTCTTTGCTAGAAATTTATTTCTAACCTTTAATTCAGCAAGTATGTCTTCAGAGGTCCTACCAGTTACAAATGTCACAAAAACATACCCAAATTTCTCCTCGTACATTGTATTAATTTATCCCGTTAAcatttatgtttgtctttttGTTCGTAGGAGAAGTGTAGAAAAAATGCCATAACGTTCAAAACAACTGTACACACATACTGGAGGTTCTAAAATAATGGCAAAAAAGAGACACGAAGAAGTAAtcaatttaaattcaatttcagAATTTTGACTTGTTTTTGGTAATATAGTGTTGTTTGTTATATGATTGTATCTTGATGAATGTTATAGGAGCAACGACAGGAAAGGCCTACCAGTAGAGGAGGGACATGGACCATGAGTCATAAAAAAAA
The genomic region above belongs to Arachis stenosperma cultivar V10309 chromosome 5, arast.V10309.gnm1.PFL2, whole genome shotgun sequence and contains:
- the LOC130983047 gene encoding uncharacterized protein LOC130983047 yields the protein MPQKKDATITHQPRRSSRFLQQNNDQLPPTTPRRSPRFLSHNPTTPIDSKLKDSSKKPSNQRKPIESCSLNTRGCTTLLRRSPRFVEGEVSTATHQNDGKESRNDKPSVSEAKVEKKHVVCGIASVEVSDVRKNEGGEKAKRKKRKRGKETAEGWAKEQELALQRAFFSVKPSPHFWKNVSKMVPGKSQQDCFDRIHGDHMTPPQLPPRSRARTVKSSPIQQFSISASELLKPTDKKVRRPNILKPKNCLTQKSVEKLLQHRLQVDQGRRGDIFSILEPNIDLSSNASQPTAALSTPMKQKENQVLLQSCTETSSSSHKKKQSLSRFSGSHVTNLVSPPVLKQVKNKGMHEKYINQLRRREARRIANSARLQIPVPGKIIQKGDVVKAAKVALASEARDAINKFQQSQVNFMDNTFCSDEENIDDNV